AGGGTCTGAAGGAAAACTTAAAAATTCTTTTATCCACACCCAGGGGATCAAACCAAGATTTTATACTCAAACTCTGAGACCCCAAGGATTTTATTTAAGGGAGGAGATCGAGAATTACCTAAGGAGTTTGCCCCCAGAAATCTATCGGGTAAAGGGAATCTTAAGATGTGCCCAGAGCCCTATCCCTCTTGCCCTAAATTACAGCTGTGGCTATATTTCCTGGGAAAGAATAGAATATCCTGGAGAACCTTTTCTTACCTTTATTGGTGAAATGCCTATAGAACCTTATTTTAAAAATTTCCCTCTTTCTGTGCAAAGGGAGTACCTTGAAGAGCTAATGTTACCTCTTTCTGCCTTTGATAGAAGAAAAAATTTTGCTTACCTTGAGGGAAAATTTGTTTCAGAAAGGAAGGCAGTAAAAGAAACCTTTAAGCTTCTTAAAAAAACGCCCTATTTAATAGTTACACAAAAGAATTCTTCTTTTCCTGATAGAAGAGTTATCTCCCTTAAAGACCTTACTTATTCAACTCTCTTGGATACAGAAAAAGAGATTTTAAAAAGACCTGAAAAGGTTTTACTGTTTATGAATCTTCCAAGTGCCATAACCAGTTACTTTTTGCAAAAACTATATAAAGATTATATGATTATTCATATAGGAGAAAGCTATCTTTTGCCTCAAGCCTATCTTTCTATAAGACTTGACACTCCTGAAAAGAAGAAAGCCTGGCAAAACCTTTTTAATTTTACATAGGTCCACATTTTTATAAGGAATATAAAGGATGTAAAAGAAAAACTTTTTTCTCAAAAGATATGGAGGCATTACAAAACATTGATTTTTCAAAAAAGAGGCCTTAAAATAAAGTTATGCAGAAAAAACTTCCCATCGGGATTGCAAGCTTTGAAAAGATTAGAAGTGAGCCCTATTATTATGTGGATAAAACTCCCTTTGTTGCAAAGCTTGTTGAAGAGGGAACTTATTATTTTCTCTCTCGCCCAAGGAGATTTGGAAAATCCCTTTTTGTGGACACCTTAAAGCAGGCCTTCCTTGGAAGAAAAGAGCTTTTCCAGGGGCTTTATCTTGAGAAAAACTGGGACTGGAGTGTTAAGTATCCTGTTATACATATTGATTTTGGAGGAAGAACCCTTAAAGGAGAGGAACATTTAATAACTTATATTCTTGAACAGCTTGAGAAAAATCAGGAAACCCTTGGAGTCTCCTGTTCAGAAAAAACCCTTTATGATATCTGTTTTGAAGAATTGATTCTTAAAAGTTATGAAAAATATAAGCAAAAGGTAGTTGTACTTATTGATGAGTATGATAAACCTATTTTTGATTGCATTGAAGATAGAGAAACTGTAAAAAGAATAAGAGATATTCTTGTAAAATTTTACATTATTCTAAAGCCCCTTGATAGATATCTCAAATTTGTTCTTTTAACAGGGGTTTTAAAATTTTATATGTCTTCAATTTTCTCAGGCTTAAATTTCTTAAATGATATTACTTTAAGCAGGGAGTATTCAACAATTTGCGGATTCACTCAAAAAGAGCTTGAAGAGGTCTTCAGAGAGGAATTAGAAGATAAGGATTTAGAGCTTATAAGATGCTGGTATAATGGTTATTCCTGGCTGGGTGAACCCGTTTACAATCCCTTTGATGTGCTTCTCTATCTTGAAAAAAGAACCTTTCACCCCTACTGGTTTGAGACAGGAACTCCAAGTTTTCTTGTAAAGCTTTTAATGGAGAAACGCTTTTATCTTCCTGAGCTTGAAGACCTAACTGCAACTGATGACCTGATTGGCTCTTTTGACCTTGACTATATTGAACCAGAAAACCTTCTCTTTCAGGTGGGTTATTTGACCATTAAAGAAACTATTGAAGAGGAAGGGTTAATTCTCTATAAGCTTTCTTATCCGAATAAAGAGGTAAAGATTAGCTTAAATAGAGTTCTTTTTTCTTATTTTACTCAGCTCAGTTCAGAAAGACCAAGGCTATCTCTTAAGATGATTGAGGCAGTGAGGGAGAGGGATTTTGAGAAGATGAAGAGGGTTCTTGAGAGTCTTTATGCAGGGATACCTCATGATTGGTTCAGGAAGAATGAGCTTTCCCGTTATGAGGGGTATTATGCAAGTTGTTTTTATGCCTTTTTATGTGGGTCCGGGTTTGAGGTAATCCCTGAGGATATAACGAATAAGGGGCAGATTGATTTGACAGTGCTTTATAGGGATAGGGCATATCTATTTGAGTTCAAGGTGGTTGAGGGAGAGGGGGGAGAAGGTAAAGCTTTAGTTCAACTTAAGGAGAAGGGGTATCATAAGAAGTATGAGGGGAAGTCTAAGGAGATTTATCTTATCGGGATTGAGTTTTCTTCAAGGGAGAGAAATATCAAAGATTTTTCCTGGGAAAAAGTCTCTTAATTAGAGAAAAATCCCGGAATAAAAATTTTGTGTTAAGGAAATTGTGGTATCTTATAGAAGGTATGAATCTTAAGGCTTTCATTCTTTGTGCAGGTTTTGGGAAAAGGCTTAAACCTATTACAGAAAAAATTCCTAAACCCCTGATCCCCATTCTTGGAAAGCCCCTTCTTGAAAGAATAATTAAGAAAATTAACAGGGCTGGAATTAAAGAAATAGCCATAAATCTTCACCATCTCGGTGAAAAAATCATAAAATTTATTGAAGATTTTCCTTTAAATGAGAGGGTAGAGATTTTTTATGAAAAAGAGATTCTTGGAACAGGAGGGGCCCTAAAAAATGCAGAGACCTTTTTGAAGGGTTCAACCTTTTTAGTTCATAATGGAGATATCTTTTCAGATGTTGATTTAAAAGAATTTATCTCTTTTCATTTTAAAGAAAGACCCATTGCCACTCTTCTTATCCTTGATAATCCAGAGGAAAACAGACTTTTCCTTGATGAGGAAGGAAATCTTATAGGGGTTGAGGGATATGTTGAGCCTGAAAGATATTTCAAGAAAATGGGTTTTTCAGGCCTTGCTCTTTATGAGCCAGAATTCCTGAATTTTCTTGAAAGAGGTTTTTCCTCGGTGGTTTCTTCCTGGATAGAGGCCTTAAAGGCAGGATTTACTATTAAAACTTACCCTCTTATAGGTTTCTGGATGGATTGCGGATCCCCTGAAGGTTATTTTAAAGCTGTAAAAAACTGTCTTAAGAATTCGGGAGAAACGGCCTATTTTCATCCTACCGCTAATTGTGATAACCTTGAATTTCAAGGCTATATTTCCATTGAAACTGAAACCTCCTTTGAAAGGGGAAGTTTCTTGAAAAATGTTATAGTTATTGCAGAAAAGAAAAAAATTTCAGGAAGTTTTGCAGAGGGTATTCTCTTTGAAGATACCTTTATACCTGTAAATCTTGAAAGAACCCTTGAAGAGATAGGAAGCGGAGGCTCAGATAGAAAATTTTTTAGGCTTTTTAATGGTTCTGTGCTTATGAAGGAGGAAAATCCCTCCCAGGATTTTGAAAGAACCTATCAATATGGCCTTTTTTTGAGAAAAGGTGGAATTAATGTTCCTGAGATAAAGGGGGCAGATTTTGAAAGAGGAGAGATCCTTTTTGAGGATCTTGGAGATATCTCCCTCTATACCTGGCTTAAAGGAAAAAGGAATAAGACAAAGATACTGGAGATGTATAAAAGAGTTTTAGAGGAAATGGTTAAGCTTCACACCCTTAAGATTGAAAACCCAGAGATCTTTAGAGTTTTTGATTTTGAGCATTTTCGCTGGGAAACAAGGTATTTTACTGAAAAATTTCTGGAATTCCTTTGTGAAATAAAAGCTTCCAAAGAGCTTGAAAGAGAGTTTGATGAGCTTGCAAGGATCTGTGATTCCTTCCCCAAGAATCTTCTTCACAGGGATTTTCAATCCCAGAATGTAATGATAAAGGATGGGACTCCCTATCTTATTGATTTTCAGGGGGCAAGGCTTGGACCCTCAGGTTATGATGTTTCTTCCCTTCTCTGGGATCCCTATTACAGGCTTGATGAGGAGATAAGAAAAGAATTGCTTGAATTTTATTTAAAGAGAAGAAGGGAAACTGAGCCTTCCTTTGAAAAGGAACTTTTTATTGAAAGTTTTAAGTATTTAAGGATTCAGAGGCATCTTCAGGCCCTTGCTGCCTATGTGAACCTTTCTTATTTTAAAGGAAAGGGGTATTTTCTCAAATTTATTCCTCAGGGTCTTTCCTATCTTGAGGAAGAGGTTAAAGAGATAGAATATCCCCTCTTGAGGGAGCTAATCTTTGCATGTAGAGAGAGGCTTTTGGAAAAAGGATTTTATGAAAAGTTTTCGTAGTGAAAAAGACTTAAGACTTTTTGTAAAAAAATTTTTTAAAGAGAATCTTAAGGGGCTTCCTGAAATGGCAAAGATTGAGATAGAGGTTTACTCCCTCAACCCACCTTCTGTGAAGCTTTATTTTCCCTTTTATTCAGAGGGAAATTTTTTAAGGGCCTTTGAGGTTGATTTTTTACTGGCTGAGCTTTATAATTTGGGGATAAAGGGTAGCCTTTTTTATCAAGACGATCTTGGAGAGAGGGAATTAAATGAGTTTTCTTGTGCTTGTTCCCAGTGAGCTTGAGGCAAAATATTTAAAAGATCTATCTCTTGATCTTCACCTTATTGGAATTGGGCCTATAGATTCAGCCCTTTCTGCTTATGAAATCTTTCGTGAAAAGAGACCGAGTCTTGCTTTTTTGACAGGTTTTGCCGGAGCCTATCCTAAAAGTGAGCTTGAGATAGGAGATGTGGTAGTTGGCACCTGTGAAAAATTTGTAGACTTCGGAAGAAAATATGAGACCCATCTTACCCCTCTTCCTGAAAATATTCCTGCCTGGGATTACTGTCCTTTAACCCATGTTTTTACAGAAAAGCTAATTTATATCCTTGAGGTGAATGGTTTTAATCCTCAGGGAGGGCCCCTTGCCACAGTTTGTGCTGCAACCTATGACCTTCAAAGAGCGCGTTTTATTGAGGAAAAATTTCAGGTTCTGGCTGAAAACATGGAAGGCTTTGGAGTAGGAAGAGCAGCAAGAAGAACCAAAGTTTTTCTCCTTGAAATAAGAGTCATAAGCAATATTCTTTCTGCACCTGAGAAAGACTGGGATTTTGAGAGGGCAGGAAAAAGGCTTCGTGAGGTCTGGGAATGTCTATTGAGAGAGTGGAAATAGCCGCCTCCCCCTGCCCCAATGATGTCTTCATCCTTTCTGGATTAATTCTTAATAAAGTCTTGACCTCCTTTGAGTATTCTTTTAAGTTTGCTGATATTGAAACCTTAAATGAGCTGGCCTTAAAAAAGGCTTTTCCAGTAATAAAGGTCTCTTTTGCCCTTTATCCCGAGGTATATCCAGATTATCAAATTCTTTCCTGTGGAAGTGCCCTCGGTTTTGGGGTTGGGCCTTTGCTTGTTTCTCGTAAAGAGATAAAAGAGCTTAACTTTGCAGATTTTAAAGTTGGGATTCCTGGAAGATATACTACTGCCTATTTTCTTTTTAAATTTTTTTATCCCAAGGAAATTCAAAAGATTTTTTTACCTTATTATGAGATTATTCCTGCCTTGCTCCGAGGGGATATTGACCTTGGGGTGTTGATTCACGAGGGGAGGTTTGTTTATGCAAAATATGGCCTCTTTCTTGTGCAAGATCTTGGGACCTATTGGGAGGAAAAGGTTAATGCTCCACTTCCTCTTGGGGGATTTCTTGTAAAAAGAGATTTTCCAGAGGATAAAAAAAACAGGATTTTACAGGACCTGAGAAGGAGTTTAAAATATGCCTGGGCTAAGAAAGATGAGGTTTATCCGCTCTTAAAAAAGTATGCCCAAGAGCCAAGCCAGGAAGTAATTTTTAATCATATTCAGACCTATGTAAACTCCTACACCCTTAAACTTGAAGGGGAAGCCCTAAAAGGGATTAAGGTCTTTTTTGAGACTTTGAATTTCAAGGAAGATCCAGAAAATTTTATCTGGGAGAACAAAGATGGAATTTCTTAAATTCTTCTTTCAGATTGGATTAACAGGAAAGTTAGTTTTACTTTTCCTTTTTTTTATGAGTTTTCTTTCCTGGTATTACATTTTTTTAAACTTTATTTCTTTGCGCAGTTTTAAAAGTGCCATTGAAAACTGGGATAATCGTTTAGAGCGAATTAAAGAATTTTCCCTATTTGTCAAAGAGGTTAAAGGTCAAAGTGGGGATCTCCTTTCTCAGAGTTTTAAGAAATTTTTAACCAGATTTGCCGAGGTCTATAATTTTTATAGTATAGAAAAAAAGGGGGCTGAAAGTTTTAGAACTGAGGCTGAAAAAGAGGTTGATGAGTGTGCTCTTATTGAACAAGAAAGAGTGGTTCTTAACCTTGGAAAGGGGCTTGGATATCTTGCCACCACAGCAAGCACCGCTCCTTTTATAGGACTTTTTGGCACTGTCTGGGGGATCATGCGCTCCTTTCACGAGATCGGGCTTAAGGGGAGCGCCTCCTTAGCTACAGTTGCCCCGGGTATTGCTGAAGCCCTCATCAATACAGCTATGGGCCTTTTTGTAGCTATACCTGCAGGTATTGCCTACAATTACTTTGTGCTTAAAAAGGAAAAATTGTCCAAAGAGTTAGAACTTACCTATAGAAAAATTTTAATAATTAGTAAAAGAGAATTTTTAAAGGATTGACTTGCATAAGTTCAGATCCTTACAAGAAAAAGGAAGGGTGGTAAAAAAGCTCCTCTTTCCAAAGGGGAATGGGTATGTGGAGAGATTTAATAGGATATTAGAGGAGAGTTTTATATGGTATTGGGAAGAAGACTTATTTGAGGATTTGGAGAAATTTAATAAGGCGTTGATGGGGTATTTGATATGGTATAATGGTGAAAGGCCCATTAGTGGGTTGCAACAGGTATCACCGATAAAATATTTGTGTTATGCCCAAAGAAAAAATACTATAGAGTCTCAAAAGATATGGACTTATACACGGACTTGCCAGTTATAAAAAGATATAGTATTTTAGTAAAAATTAAATACAGGAGGGGAGGATATGGCAGCATGTAAAGTGACAGATCAGGATTTTGAAAAGGAGGTTTTGCAATCATCTATCCCTGTTCTTGTTGATTTCTGGGCAGCCTGGTGTGGGCCTTGTAGAGCTATTGCCCCTGTGATTGATGAGCTTGCTGAAGAGTATGCAGGGAAGGTAAAGGTGTGCAAGATGAATGTAGATGAAAATCCAGTGACCCCTGGAAAATATGGAATTCGGGCTATTCCCACTTTAATAGTTTTTAAAGATGGCCAGGCAGTTGAGACCATTGTGGGAGCAGTTTCTAAGGCTACTCTTACCAATGCCCTAAATAAGGTGCTTGGTTAGTAGAGCCTGATGCCTGAAGATCTCTATGATTTAATAATAATAGGAGGGGGGCCTGCGGGTTTAACAGCAGGGCTTTATGCCCGTAGAGCCCTTCTAAAAACTCTTTTACTTGAAAAAGGTCCTCTCGGGGGCCAGGTTATCTATACTGATCTCATTGAGAATTATCCAGGCTTCCCTGAAGGTATCTCCGGTTTTGATCTAATTGACCTAATGCATAAACAGGTGCAAAAAGTTAATTTAGAGATCCTTGAAGAAGAGGTTATCGCTCTTTCAGATTTTGAAACCTATAAAGAGCTTACCACAGCAACAGGGAAGAAATTTCGATCAAGAGCGGTTATATTGGCCTTAGGGGCTATGTATAAAAAACTGGGTGTGCCTGGAGAGTTAGAGTTTACAGGCAAGGGAGTTTCCTATTGTGCAATTTGTGATGGCCCCTTTTACAGGGGAGAAGTAGTAGCTGTTGTAGGAGGGGGAAATACCGCCCTTCAGGAGGCCCTTCATCTGACTAAATATGCTGAGAAGGTTTATCTTATCCACAGAAGGGATGCCTTTAGAGCTACGGCGATCCTTCAGGAAAGGGTCAAAGCTAATCCCAAGATAGAGCTCATCTTGAATTCAGTCCCTGAAGAGATTCAGGGAAGGGACAAGGTTGAAACATTGAGGTTAAAAAATGTGAAAACGGGAGAAACCTTCATCCTTCCTGTTGCAGGTATTTTTATCTTTATTGGTCTTACTGCGAGTACTCAGTGGCTTAAGGGAATCCTTGACCTTGATGAACAGGGTTTTATAATAACTGATAAAGAAATGAGAACCTCCCTATCCGGGGTCTTTGCCTGTGGAGATTGTGTGAGCAAGAAGTTTCGCCAGATTATAAATGCCTGTGGAGAAGGGGCTGTGGCTGCCTTAAATGCAGAAGAGTTTATTAAGTCCTTGGTTGAATAATTGAGGGAAAAGGTGTGATACCTAAGAAAGGGATTTTTCTTATTTTTTTGATCTTTCTATTATCAGCCTGTGCCAAAATCCCTGATCCCCTTAAAGTTTGGCAGGCAAGGGAAGTAAAGATAAAAGAAGAGGCTCCTCTTTCTGAGCTTATGCAAAGAGCTGAGAGATACTTCCAGCGAGGACAATATGATCTTGCCACTCAGTATTTTGAAGAAGTGAAAAATAAATATCCCGGTACTCCTGAATCAGTTCTGGCTGAGCTCCGTCTGGCAGACACCAAGTTCTGGGCTGGAGATTACTTAGAGGCCATTACTTTTTATGAGGAGTTTGAGAAGTTTTATCCCAATAATGAGGCCATACCCTATGTAATCTTTCAGATCGGGACTTGTTATTATAAGCTTCGCCAGACCATTGATAGGGACCCAACTTATGCTAAAAAAGCGATAGAAACTTATCAGAGACTTTTACAAACCTTTCCTCAAAATGCATACCGTATTGAAGCAGAAAATCGTATAAGAGAACTAAGAGAGCTTCTTGCCTCTCATGAGTTTTATGTGGCAAGTTTTTATTTTAAGATCAAATATTATCGCGCAGCTTATAAAAGACTCCTTTATCTACTTGAGACCTATCCTGAAACCTATGTAGCCCAACAGGCAAAAGCTTCTCTTGAAAAATACTATCAAATGGCCTTAAAAGAAACTGAGTCATTTAATAAAGGTGAAGTAAAGGACTTTTTCGGAGGGAGTGTCCCTTAAGTAGTTTCTTCTTCAGTCAAGGGAAATTCAATAATTCTCTCTCTATTAAAAGGGCTACCCACAAATTCAGGTGTAGGCTCTTGAAAGTCCTCAAGGGTTAAAAATGGTTCTGTTGCTCCAGGGGGAAAGATACCCAGTCTCTCAATTTCAAGGCCCATATCAGCTCCACACCTTGGACAGGCCTTGAGCTCCTCAGAAAAGAAATAGTTACATTTGGGACATCTCATGTTCCACCTCCTTTTCCCCGCTTTCTTTACCACAGCACTTTTTATACTTTTTCCCTGAGCCACAGGGACAGGGATCGTTTCTTCCCACTTTGACACTCCTTACAGGCTCTTGGGCTTGAGGCTTTTCTTCAAAGAGGTCTTCTCGCTTAAATTCAAGTTTTTTCTCATCTATTTCACCTTCTTCAAGCACCATCTCTTGAATTCGTTCTGCCTCTTCTCTCAATTCCACGCGGAATAGATAGGAAAGGGTAGTTTCCCGGATCTTTCGCATAAGTTCCACAAAGAGATGAAAGGCCTCTCTTTTGTATTCCTGAAGGGGGTTTTTCTGGCCATATCCCCTTAAGCCCACACTTTCCTTGATATGATCAAGGATAAGGAGATGTTCCTTCCAAAGGGAATCAATGGTTGTAAGAAGGAAGTATTTTTCAAGGTTTCTCATGAGGTCTGGACCAATAAGTTTTTCTTTCCTTTCATAGGTAGAGATAGCCTGCTTTTTCAGTTCTTCAAGTAGGGAAGTTTTATTTGTAAAGCTCTTTTCAGAAAAGACTGGTTCAAAGGCAAAAACCTCTTTTACTCTTGTTTTTAAATTTTCAAGGGCATCCATAGAGATATTTTTCTCCTCAAAGATGGTTTCTGAGATGAGATCTTCCGCGGTCTCATCAAGCATAGAGAGAATCCAGTCCCTGATGGTTTCGCTTTTCAGGATCTCTTTTCTCTGGGAGTAAATAGTTTCGCGTTGTTTATTCATCACATCGTCATATTCAAGAAGATGCTTTCTGATCTCAAAATGATAAGCCTCAACCTTTTTCTGAGCCTGTTCAATGGCTTTGGTTAACCAAGGATGCTCAAGAGGCTCTCCCTCAGGAAGACCTAATTTTTCCATAAAACTCTTGAGTTTGTCTGAGCCAAAAAGTCTTAGCAGATCATCTTCAAGAGAAAGAAAGAATCTACTTGCTCCAGGATCTCCCTGTCTTCCAGATCTACCTCTCAATTGATTATCAATACGCCTTGATTCATGCCTTTCTGTTCCAATAATATAAAGCCCTCCTAAGGACCTTACCTTTTCTGCATCCTCTTGACATTCAAGGTATTTTTGATAAAGTAGAGTTGCCCAGTAATCGGGATACTTTTCTGTAGGATTTTGTCCCTGTCTGGCAAGGGCAAGAACCTCATTCCAGGCCCTTTCAGGGATTTCATTAAGGTCGTAGCCTTCTGCAGAAAGTTGGGTCTTGGCAAGCCCTTCTGGATTTCCTCCCAGAAGAATATCAACACCTCTTCCAGCCATATTGGTGGCAATAGTTACAGCATGAGACCTTCCAGCCTGAGCAATAATCTGGGCCTCTCTTTCGTGGTGCTTGGCATTTAATACCTGATGGGGAATCTTTTTCTTTTTGAGCATTTTTGAAAGAAGTTCACTTTTTTCAATGGAGACAGTTCCAACAAGAACAGGACGGCCTTTTTTGTAATTTTCCTCAATTTCTTCAACGACTTTTTCAAGTTTTTCCTTGTAAGTGCGGAAGACAAGATCAGGAAAATCTTGTCTTATCATTGGCTTGTGCGTGGGAACAACCACCACATCTAAGTTATAAATCTCTTTAAACTCAGCTGCTTCAGTCTCAGCGGTTCCAGTCATACCAGCTATTTTTTCATACATCCTGAAATAGTTTTGGATGGTGACCATAGCTAAGGTTTGATTTTCAGCCTCAATGCGAACCCTTTCTTTGGCCTCAACTGCCTGATGTAGACCATCACTCCAGCGTCTTCCAGGCATGAGCCTTCCCGTAAATTCATCCACTATGACAACTTTGCCATCCTTTACCACATAGTCCACATCTCTTTTAAAAAGGTGATGGGCTCTCAGGGATTGATTGATATGATGCACAATTCGGACATATCTTGGATTGTAAAGATTTTTTATACCAAGAAGCCTTTCACATTCAGTTATTCCCTCCTCGGTAAGGTGAGCACTTTTGGTTTTTTCATCTATTGTAAAGTGAATATCCTTTTTGAGTTTTCGCACAATTTCATCAATATAATAGTAAAGATCTGTTGACTCCTCTGATGGTCCCGAGATAATAAGTGGGGTCCTTGCTTCATCAATAAGAATAGAGTCCACTTCATCAATTATGGCATAGTAATGATCTCTCTGAACCATATCTTCAAGGGAATATTTCATATTATCCCTTAAATAGTCAAAGCCAAATTCAGAGTTTGTGCCGTAGGTGATATCCGCCTGGTAGGCCTCTTTTCGTTCTTCATCATCCATACCAGAGACAATGTATCCCACCTTTAGTCCAAGGAAACGATAAACAGGCCCCATCCATTCCGCATCTCTTTTGGCCAAATAATCGTTAACAGTAACTATATGAACTCCTCTTCCGGTCAAGGCATTGAGATAAGCAGGAAGAGTGGCAACCAGGGTTTTTCCTTCTCCGGTTTTCATTTCAGCAATCTTTCCCTGATGAAGAACAATTCCACCCATGAGCTGAACATCAAAGTGCCTCAGCCCAAGAACTCTACGAGAGGCCTCTCTTACCACTGCAAAGGCCTCAGGCAAGATCTCATCAAGAGGTGCCCCTTGAGAAAGCC
This window of the Caldimicrobium thiodismutans genome carries:
- a CDS encoding MotA/TolQ/ExbB proton channel family protein, which produces MEFLKFFFQIGLTGKLVLLFLFFMSFLSWYYIFLNFISLRSFKSAIENWDNRLERIKEFSLFVKEVKGQSGDLLSQSFKKFLTRFAEVYNFYSIEKKGAESFRTEAEKEVDECALIEQERVVLNLGKGLGYLATTASTAPFIGLFGTVWGIMRSFHEIGLKGSASLATVAPGIAEALINTAMGLFVAIPAGIAYNYFVLKKEKLSKELELTYRKILIISKREFLKD
- a CDS encoding CobW family GTP-binding protein, which gives rise to MPRAYLVCGFLGSGKTTFIIKNLLPLFAGEPLSILVNDYGEISFDKIRLYQENLEVFGIEGSCICCSAGETFLKALYALKEKNSTLLIETSGVSEVFPIWEALETSGYTIEMTFTCLSLDLPEKLFNSPFIESQLESAQCLILTKADLVSDFLLEKRLKKIKALRKPFFIVYNGKAEESLKDFLKLKGSEGKLKNSFIHTQGIKPRFYTQTLRPQGFYLREEIENYLRSLPPEIYRVKGILRCAQSPIPLALNYSCGYISWERIEYPGEPFLTFIGEMPIEPYFKNFPLSVQREYLEELMLPLSAFDRRKNFAYLEGKFVSERKAVKETFKLLKKTPYLIVTQKNSSFPDRRVISLKDLTYSTLLDTEKEILKRPEKVLLFMNLPSAITSYFLQKLYKDYMIIHIGESYLLPQAYLSIRLDTPEKKKAWQNLFNFT
- a CDS encoding sugar phosphate nucleotidyltransferase gives rise to the protein MNLKAFILCAGFGKRLKPITEKIPKPLIPILGKPLLERIIKKINRAGIKEIAINLHHLGEKIIKFIEDFPLNERVEIFYEKEILGTGGALKNAETFLKGSTFLVHNGDIFSDVDLKEFISFHFKERPIATLLILDNPEENRLFLDEEGNLIGVEGYVEPERYFKKMGFSGLALYEPEFLNFLERGFSSVVSSWIEALKAGFTIKTYPLIGFWMDCGSPEGYFKAVKNCLKNSGETAYFHPTANCDNLEFQGYISIETETSFERGSFLKNVIVIAEKKKISGSFAEGILFEDTFIPVNLERTLEEIGSGGSDRKFFRLFNGSVLMKEENPSQDFERTYQYGLFLRKGGINVPEIKGADFERGEILFEDLGDISLYTWLKGKRNKTKILEMYKRVLEEMVKLHTLKIENPEIFRVFDFEHFRWETRYFTEKFLEFLCEIKASKELEREFDELARICDSFPKNLLHRDFQSQNVMIKDGTPYLIDFQGARLGPSGYDVSSLLWDPYYRLDEEIRKELLEFYLKRRRETEPSFEKELFIESFKYLRIQRHLQALAAYVNLSYFKGKGYFLKFIPQGLSYLEEEVKEIEYPLLRELIFACRERLLEKGFYEKFS
- a CDS encoding outer membrane protein assembly factor BamD; amino-acid sequence: MIPKKGIFLIFLIFLLSACAKIPDPLKVWQAREVKIKEEAPLSELMQRAERYFQRGQYDLATQYFEEVKNKYPGTPESVLAELRLADTKFWAGDYLEAITFYEEFEKFYPNNEAIPYVIFQIGTCYYKLRQTIDRDPTYAKKAIETYQRLLQTFPQNAYRIEAENRIRELRELLASHEFYVASFYFKIKYYRAAYKRLLYLLETYPETYVAQQAKASLEKYYQMALKETESFNKGEVKDFFGGSVP
- the trxA gene encoding thioredoxin, with the translated sequence MAACKVTDQDFEKEVLQSSIPVLVDFWAAWCGPCRAIAPVIDELAEEYAGKVKVCKMNVDENPVTPGKYGIRAIPTLIVFKDGQAVETIVGAVSKATLTNALNKVLG
- a CDS encoding menaquinone biosynthesis family protein — its product is MSIERVEIAASPCPNDVFILSGLILNKVLTSFEYSFKFADIETLNELALKKAFPVIKVSFALYPEVYPDYQILSCGSALGFGVGPLLVSRKEIKELNFADFKVGIPGRYTTAYFLFKFFYPKEIQKIFLPYYEIIPALLRGDIDLGVLIHEGRFVYAKYGLFLVQDLGTYWEEKVNAPLPLGGFLVKRDFPEDKKNRILQDLRRSLKYAWAKKDEVYPLLKKYAQEPSQEVIFNHIQTYVNSYTLKLEGEALKGIKVFFETLNFKEDPENFIWENKDGIS
- a CDS encoding integrase core domain-containing protein, with product MVKKLLFPKGNGYVERFNRILEESFIWYWEEDLFEDLEKFNKALMGYLIWYNGERPISGLQQVSPIKYLCYAQRKNTIESQKIWTYTRTCQL
- the trxB gene encoding thioredoxin-disulfide reductase produces the protein MPEDLYDLIIIGGGPAGLTAGLYARRALLKTLLLEKGPLGGQVIYTDLIENYPGFPEGISGFDLIDLMHKQVQKVNLEILEEEVIALSDFETYKELTTATGKKFRSRAVILALGAMYKKLGVPGELEFTGKGVSYCAICDGPFYRGEVVAVVGGGNTALQEALHLTKYAEKVYLIHRRDAFRATAILQERVKANPKIELILNSVPEEIQGRDKVETLRLKNVKTGETFILPVAGIFIFIGLTASTQWLKGILDLDEQGFIITDKEMRTSLSGVFACGDCVSKKFRQIINACGEGAVAALNAEEFIKSLVE
- a CDS encoding phosphorylase family protein, translating into MSFLVLVPSELEAKYLKDLSLDLHLIGIGPIDSALSAYEIFREKRPSLAFLTGFAGAYPKSELEIGDVVVGTCEKFVDFGRKYETHLTPLPENIPAWDYCPLTHVFTEKLIYILEVNGFNPQGGPLATVCAATYDLQRARFIEEKFQVLAENMEGFGVGRAARRTKVFLLEIRVISNILSAPEKDWDFERAGKRLREVWECLLREWK
- a CDS encoding ATP-binding protein, giving the protein MQKKLPIGIASFEKIRSEPYYYVDKTPFVAKLVEEGTYYFLSRPRRFGKSLFVDTLKQAFLGRKELFQGLYLEKNWDWSVKYPVIHIDFGGRTLKGEEHLITYILEQLEKNQETLGVSCSEKTLYDICFEELILKSYEKYKQKVVVLIDEYDKPIFDCIEDRETVKRIRDILVKFYIILKPLDRYLKFVLLTGVLKFYMSSIFSGLNFLNDITLSREYSTICGFTQKELEEVFREELEDKDLELIRCWYNGYSWLGEPVYNPFDVLLYLEKRTFHPYWFETGTPSFLVKLLMEKRFYLPELEDLTATDDLIGSFDLDYIEPENLLFQVGYLTIKETIEEEGLILYKLSYPNKEVKISLNRVLFSYFTQLSSERPRLSLKMIEAVRERDFEKMKRVLESLYAGIPHDWFRKNELSRYEGYYASCFYAFLCGSGFEVIPEDITNKGQIDLTVLYRDRAYLFEFKVVEGEGGEGKALVQLKEKGYHKKYEGKSKEIYLIGIEFSSRERNIKDFSWEKVS